The Apibacter raozihei genome contains a region encoding:
- a CDS encoding ankyrin repeat domain-containing protein, whose translation MLFISCLDPIRDKNRKKYTPEFCFEEAYLPMGRAIYKGDTREAERLIREKKIDINALSSKSGFRFLYYACLMEDLPMVKKLLQLGADPNKISIDKTGKRKGIRETNISFTVARGNLKLTKLLLENGANPNTPVGSLPLNVAMTHDNMQDYLNLLFKYGADANYPEYGDGKNSAQIALLGRHFQLIHYFLDKGADPLLLDMDGNSLAFSIQEELAEFRGTEKAKKELESVRERLQNEYKIQFPIKADYRKGAMLNIKRYEQLPREIKDLSGMESDAKFIQKIKDSLALGKTYWGIDIEEVDQMTKVK comes from the coding sequence ATGCTGTTTATTTCCTGTTTAGACCCCATTCGGGATAAAAATCGTAAAAAATATACTCCAGAATTTTGTTTTGAAGAAGCCTATTTACCTATGGGCAGGGCTATATATAAAGGAGATACCCGTGAGGCAGAACGCCTGATACGGGAAAAAAAGATCGATATAAATGCCTTGAGCAGCAAAAGCGGTTTTCGTTTTTTGTACTATGCCTGCCTGATGGAAGATTTACCTATGGTAAAAAAACTACTCCAATTAGGGGCTGATCCAAATAAAATTTCTATAGATAAAACAGGTAAAAGAAAAGGGATAAGAGAAACCAATATTTCTTTTACTGTAGCCCGAGGGAATCTAAAATTAACTAAACTCTTGTTAGAAAACGGAGCCAATCCTAATACTCCGGTAGGTTCTTTACCTTTAAATGTAGCTATGACGCATGACAATATGCAGGACTATCTCAATCTGCTTTTTAAATATGGGGCGGATGCTAATTATCCGGAATATGGAGATGGAAAGAACAGTGCTCAGATAGCCCTTTTAGGCAGGCATTTTCAGTTAATTCATTATTTTTTGGATAAAGGAGCAGATCCTCTTTTATTAGATATGGATGGAAATAGTTTAGCATTTTCAATACAAGAGGAATTAGCGGAGTTTAGAGGGACGGAAAAGGCTAAAAAAGAATTGGAATCGGTTAGAGAACGTTTACAGAATGAATATAAGATTCAATTTCCAATAAAAGCAGATTATAGAAAAGGTGCCATGTTAAATATCAAAAGATATGAACAATTGCCAAGAGAAATAAAAGATTTATCGGGAATGGAAAGTGATGCTAAGTTTATTCAAAAAATAAAGGATTCATTGGCATTAGGTAAAACTTACTGGGGAATAGACATAGAGGAAGTAGATCAAATGACAAAAGTTAAATGA
- a CDS encoding dipeptidase, with protein MEQVINYQINNKNRFLSELLDLLRIPSISADSAYSNDIIHCASEISNNFKSSGLENVCVYETKGNPVVYGDKLINNDLPTVLVYGHYDVQPADPLDLWESSPFDPVVKKTVLHPDGAIFARGSADDKGQFFMHVKALESLIKSDSLPCNVKVIIEGEEEVGSVHLENFLNTHKEQLSCDVILISDTHIFSNEVPTVTTGLRGLSYVEVMVEGPNRDLHSGLYGGAVPNPIIVLSKMISSLIDDDGKIQIPGFYDKVENLSQSDRAEINKVPFDDLTFMNSIGLKGIEGEKGYNSLERTSIRPCLDVNGIWGGYTGEGAKTVIPSKAHAKISMRLVPHQDPEEITNLFTKYFKSIAPESVKVSVIPHHGGNGYVLPSTDPGYIAAKKAMEKTFGKEVLPYRTGGSIPIVSLFEEVLGAKSVLMGFGLDSDAIHSPNEHYGLFNFYKGIETIPYFYKYYVEIKK; from the coding sequence ATGGAGCAGGTTATTAATTATCAAATAAATAATAAAAATAGATTTTTGAGTGAATTATTGGATTTATTACGAATTCCTTCTATAAGTGCGGATTCTGCTTATTCAAATGATATAATTCATTGTGCTTCTGAAATTTCAAATAATTTCAAAAGTTCAGGTTTGGAGAATGTTTGCGTCTATGAAACTAAAGGAAATCCTGTGGTATATGGAGATAAATTAATCAATAACGACTTGCCTACCGTTTTAGTTTATGGACATTATGATGTACAACCAGCAGATCCGTTAGATTTATGGGAAAGTTCTCCTTTCGATCCGGTTGTAAAAAAAACAGTTTTACATCCTGATGGAGCAATCTTTGCCAGAGGCTCTGCAGATGATAAAGGACAATTTTTTATGCATGTTAAAGCATTAGAATCTTTAATAAAATCAGATTCTTTACCCTGTAATGTCAAAGTTATCATTGAAGGAGAGGAAGAAGTAGGTTCTGTTCATTTGGAAAATTTCTTGAATACCCATAAAGAGCAATTGTCCTGTGATGTTATACTTATATCTGATACACATATTTTTTCTAATGAAGTACCAACCGTAACAACAGGTTTAAGAGGACTGAGTTATGTAGAAGTAATGGTAGAAGGACCTAATAGAGATTTACATTCAGGTTTGTATGGAGGAGCTGTCCCTAATCCCATTATAGTTTTATCAAAAATGATAAGTTCATTAATTGATGATGATGGTAAAATTCAAATACCTGGATTTTATGATAAAGTTGAAAATTTATCTCAAAGTGATCGAGCAGAAATTAACAAAGTTCCATTTGATGATTTAACATTTATGAATTCTATAGGATTAAAGGGAATTGAAGGTGAAAAAGGATATAATTCTTTAGAAAGAACGTCTATAAGACCGTGTCTAGATGTTAACGGTATTTGGGGAGGCTATACTGGTGAAGGTGCTAAAACTGTGATTCCTTCCAAAGCCCATGCTAAGATATCTATGAGATTAGTTCCTCATCAAGACCCCGAAGAAATCACTAATTTATTTACAAAATATTTTAAATCTATAGCTCCTGAAAGTGTTAAAGTTTCTGTTATACCTCATCATGGAGGAAATGGTTACGTACTTCCTTCGACAGATCCCGGATATATTGCTGCTAAAAAAGCTATGGAAAAAACTTTTGGTAAAGAAGTGTTACCTTACAGAACTGGAGGGAGTATACCCATTGTGTCGTTATTTGAAGAAGTTTTAGGAGCCAAATCTGTTCTCATGGGATTCGGATTAGATTCAGATGCAATACATTCACCTAATGAACATTATGGTTTATTCAATTTTTATAAAGGTATTGAAACTATACCTTATTTCTATAAATATTATGTAGAAATTAAAAAATAA
- a CDS encoding ankyrin repeat domain-containing protein, with translation MNVLLSCLDPIRDKNRKKYTPEFCFEEVYLPLGRAIYKGDTREAERLIREKKIDINALSSKSGFRFLYYACLMEDLPMVKKLLQLGADPNKISLDITKGNPPIKETNISFAVGRGNLKLTKLLLENGANPNTPVGLLPLNVAMGHNNMQDYLNLLFKYGADANYLEYGSCDNAAQIALSGRQFALIHYFLDKGSDPLSVNANGNNLAFSVQKKLEDFRGTDKAKKELESVKERLRNEYHIQFPVEAQRRKGMENEIKRYEQLPQEIKELSGMKNSEKYFQRVRDSLSAGKTLTGQPLTN, from the coding sequence ATGAATGTATTATTATCATGTTTAGACCCCATTCGGGATAAAAATCGTAAAAAATATACTCCAGAATTTTGTTTTGAAGAAGTCTACTTACCCTTGGGCAGGGCTATATATAAAGGAGATACCCGTGAGGCAGAACGCCTGATACGGGAAAAAAAGATCGATATAAATGCCCTGAGCAGCAAAAGCGGTTTTCGTTTTTTGTACTATGCCTGCCTGATGGAAGATTTACCTATGGTAAAAAAACTACTCCAATTAGGAGCCGATCCGAATAAAATATCTTTAGATATAACCAAAGGTAATCCGCCTATAAAAGAAACCAATATTTCTTTTGCAGTAGGGCGTGGAAATTTAAAATTAACTAAGCTATTGTTGGAAAACGGAGCCAATCCCAATACTCCGGTAGGCTTATTACCTTTAAATGTAGCTATGGGACATAATAATATGCAGGACTATCTCAATCTGCTTTTTAAATACGGGGCCGATGCTAATTATTTGGAGTACGGAAGCTGCGATAATGCCGCCCAGATAGCTTTATCCGGAAGACAATTTGCTCTGATTCATTATTTTTTGGATAAAGGATCAGATCCTCTTTCTGTAAATGCAAATGGAAATAATTTAGCATTTTCAGTTCAAAAGAAGTTGGAGGATTTTAGAGGAACGGATAAGGCTAAAAAAGAATTGGAATCGGTTAAAGAACGTTTGCGGAATGAATACCATATCCAATTTCCGGTAGAAGCACAGAGAAGAAAAGGAATGGAAAATGAGATTAAACGGTATGAACAACTTCCTCAGGAAATAAAAGAGCTTTCGGGAATGAAAAATAGTGAAAAATATTTTCAGAGGGTAAGAGATTCTTTATCAGCGGGAAAAACGCTTACCGGACAACCTTTAACAAACTAA
- a CDS encoding alcohol dehydrogenase catalytic domain-containing protein translates to MTNIKSQSWCWIEKGEPEKLILKDQTVRQLEEQEVLIENSYIGLNPVDWKLISSGGANWKKNHIPGVDGAGIVIKTGNKMKHIQLGTRVCYHADLNKNGSFSTHTITNGKNIIYIPEKVSDSTAAAFPCPCLTAWQSFKKVPDVVNKKVLVSGAGGSVGYFLTQLIIDAGAKVYVTSSKKHHQKFLKMGVLNAVDYNLTDWENVLLQSINHNSFDIIFDTVSGIHATGLMNMISYYGHMVAIQDRVKENTLPAFTTCISLHEIALGAFHTYASDAQIADLMIQGEKLLNDIGNSKFHLRDLNISDFEQLPRHLAELKNNNSEIKYVIKV, encoded by the coding sequence ATGACAAATATTAAATCACAATCATGGTGCTGGATTGAAAAAGGAGAACCTGAGAAATTAATTTTAAAAGATCAGACAGTACGGCAACTTGAAGAACAAGAAGTCTTAATTGAAAATAGTTATATTGGTCTTAACCCTGTGGACTGGAAACTTATCAGTTCTGGGGGAGCCAACTGGAAAAAGAATCATATTCCTGGAGTAGATGGAGCAGGGATCGTAATAAAGACAGGAAATAAAATGAAGCATATTCAACTCGGTACTCGAGTTTGCTATCATGCAGATTTAAATAAAAACGGAAGTTTCTCAACCCATACTATTACTAATGGGAAAAATATAATTTATATACCTGAAAAAGTTAGTGATTCTACGGCAGCAGCTTTTCCTTGCCCATGTTTAACTGCATGGCAGTCATTTAAAAAAGTTCCGGATGTTGTAAATAAAAAGGTTTTGGTAAGTGGAGCAGGAGGATCAGTAGGATATTTTTTAACCCAGTTGATCATTGATGCCGGAGCAAAAGTTTACGTAACTTCAAGTAAAAAACATCATCAGAAATTTTTAAAAATGGGAGTTCTCAATGCAGTTGATTATAACTTAACTGATTGGGAAAATGTTTTACTCCAATCAATAAATCATAATTCTTTTGATATAATTTTCGACACAGTCAGTGGCATTCATGCAACAGGATTAATGAATATGATTAGTTATTATGGACATATGGTAGCTATTCAAGATAGGGTGAAAGAAAATACTTTACCAGCATTTACCACATGTATTTCTTTACATGAAATTGCCTTAGGCGCATTTCATACCTATGCTTCAGATGCTCAAATTGCAGATCTAATGATACAGGGTGAAAAGTTATTAAATGATATAGGAAATTCAAAATTTCATCTTAGAGATTTAAATATTAGTGATTTTGAACAGCTACCCAGGCATTTAGCCGAATTAAAAAATAATAATTCAGAAATTAAATATGTCATTAAAGTTTAA
- a CDS encoding LysM peptidoglycan-binding domain-containing protein gives MNHKVYKIQKGDTLHSIAEKFQLSAEALRTYHNSHCELSDLLSGEEKLPRHIKIVLLPLGQLTKDEKSNINNNLTFGLKEEYKIEIKNLFLVKNDPMSENQTESIWGITENKNAQVDIQVKDKKIHKYDTQLKTLIEVINKINESSDHLQIVLNEEGTIQSVLNKNEILERWEEIKFQDVKFSELQDDFVKIIVEQYNKAFENVSKLIKENMLYQVVFCPKNNLRYPVLYTQPLKKNIEVNSLIFPQKNICYDWFYTSKEEKEYIQFSLQADVPSTRLQHFKELYEKGYAAMLQSPFNPEFKIEGQYMFHKQTGKLKQAYVYAKEQMSKELLYIVQYKITRISSDKPENTETNTKDETIPLNEEKPKAFTSRFLFD, from the coding sequence ATGAATCATAAAGTCTATAAAATACAAAAAGGAGATACTTTACATAGTATCGCTGAAAAATTTCAGCTTTCTGCCGAAGCTCTTCGTACCTATCATAATTCACATTGCGAATTATCAGACTTACTGTCCGGGGAAGAAAAACTGCCCAGACATATAAAAATAGTATTATTACCTTTGGGACAATTAACCAAGGATGAGAAATCTAATATAAACAATAACCTTACTTTTGGGCTTAAGGAAGAATATAAGATTGAAATTAAAAACCTGTTTTTAGTTAAGAATGATCCGATGAGTGAGAACCAAACCGAAAGTATATGGGGAATTACAGAAAATAAAAATGCTCAGGTTGACATACAAGTTAAAGATAAAAAAATACATAAGTACGATACTCAGTTAAAAACGTTAATAGAGGTTATAAATAAAATTAACGAATCATCTGACCATTTACAGATAGTTTTGAATGAAGAGGGAACTATTCAGAGTGTACTCAATAAAAATGAAATACTGGAGAGATGGGAAGAGATTAAATTTCAGGATGTGAAATTTTCTGAATTGCAGGATGATTTTGTGAAAATTATAGTAGAACAATACAATAAAGCTTTTGAGAATGTATCAAAGCTTATAAAAGAAAATATGTTATATCAGGTAGTTTTTTGTCCTAAAAATAATCTGAGGTATCCTGTTCTTTATACACAACCTTTGAAAAAGAATATCGAAGTTAATTCACTTATATTCCCTCAAAAAAATATATGCTATGACTGGTTTTATACCAGCAAAGAGGAAAAAGAATACATACAGTTTAGCTTACAGGCAGATGTTCCGTCTACTCGTTTGCAACATTTTAAAGAATTATACGAAAAAGGTTATGCTGCTATGTTGCAGTCACCTTTTAATCCCGAATTTAAGATAGAAGGACAATATATGTTCCATAAGCAAACGGGAAAATTAAAGCAGGCCTATGTATATGCGAAAGAACAAATGAGTAAAGAGTTGCTTTATATTGTACAGTATAAAATAACCCGTATATCTTCAGATAAACCCGAAAATACCGAAACAAACACAAAAGATGAAACTATTCCACTCAATGAAGAAAAACCGAAAGCTTTTACCAGTCGTTTTTTGTTTGATTAG
- a CDS encoding glycoside hydrolase family 10 protein has protein sequence MRDVKFKLILTLLIIANFVSGQPKQTVNSTDANLNKEVKEFRGVWVASFLNIDWPTKTGLSAEQQKKEFLTILDNVQKWNMNAIVLQVKPTSDAFYKSKLSPWSRYLSGKQGVDPGYDPLEFIITEAHKRNIEIHAWFNPFRLSAKNADLNVLSIDNIAFKHPNWVVRYANQLYLNPGIPEVSTHVIECIMEVVKNYNIDGVHLDDYFYPYKVGNLEYPDYKEYAKYGITFASKADWRRNNINTFVKNLYKSIKSENKNIEFGISPFGVWRNQTNDPRGSDTKALQNYDDLYADVLYWMQNGWMDYVAPQLYWHRGNTSADYSTLIEWWNNVAKLTHTKLYIGLAAYRVNEWKNPDELIEQVKLNKNYPEVKGNIFFSYKSLVTNPKGVLDNLISGPFSK, from the coding sequence ATGAGAGATGTAAAATTCAAACTGATACTAACCTTGCTAATTATAGCAAATTTTGTTTCAGGACAACCAAAACAAACTGTAAATTCAACGGATGCTAACTTAAATAAAGAAGTAAAAGAGTTCAGAGGGGTATGGGTAGCATCTTTTTTAAATATAGATTGGCCTACAAAAACAGGATTATCAGCAGAACAGCAAAAAAAAGAATTTTTAACCATTTTAGATAACGTACAAAAATGGAATATGAATGCTATAGTACTGCAGGTAAAACCAACTTCAGATGCTTTTTATAAATCCAAATTAAGCCCATGGTCAAGATATTTGTCAGGTAAGCAGGGAGTAGATCCGGGATATGATCCATTGGAATTTATTATTACTGAAGCTCATAAACGAAATATAGAGATTCATGCATGGTTTAACCCATTCAGACTTTCAGCTAAAAATGCAGACTTAAATGTACTTTCCATAGATAACATAGCGTTTAAACATCCGAATTGGGTGGTTAGATATGCTAATCAATTATATTTGAATCCTGGAATTCCTGAAGTATCCACCCATGTAATAGAATGCATCATGGAAGTAGTTAAAAATTACAATATTGACGGTGTACATTTAGATGACTATTTTTATCCTTACAAAGTAGGTAACTTAGAATACCCAGATTATAAAGAATATGCTAAATATGGAATCACTTTCGCAAGTAAAGCAGACTGGAGAAGGAATAATATTAATACATTTGTCAAAAACCTATATAAAAGTATAAAATCAGAAAATAAAAATATTGAATTTGGAATAAGTCCTTTTGGAGTATGGAGAAACCAGACTAATGATCCCAGAGGTTCTGATACTAAAGCACTTCAAAATTATGATGATTTATATGCAGATGTTTTATATTGGATGCAAAACGGATGGATGGATTATGTAGCTCCTCAGTTATATTGGCACAGAGGAAATACTTCAGCTGATTATTCTACATTAATAGAATGGTGGAATAATGTAGCTAAATTGACACATACAAAATTATATATTGGACTGGCTGCTTATAGGGTAAACGAATGGAAAAATCCAGATGAGCTTATTGAACAAGTAAAACTAAACAAAAATTATCCGGAAGTTAAAGGTAATATTTTTTTTAGTTATAAATCTTTGGTGACAAATCCGAAAGGTGTTTTAGACAATTTAATCAGTGGTCCATTTTCTAAATAA
- a CDS encoding PAAR-like protein: MSQLYVPDGALTTCLEGKANSEIKVTSQSSVYINNKLKATENDRFKDNFHCQKMVSGSASAGGMIGAAIGSLGGPVGAFVGYFAGKFVGGLLGNRLATQTLPSLCSSLCKPSRWTVVHPKVKISRQKALLEKANLRCLMGGIIYIVLPDMSVALTHARLAQGAYTNVDFDNPENNPEIDGFKPVSAERAEEILKDDWRKLLNQDQDNGFYATLYEDKNGNVVVAYRGTDPGAGINDIKEDYVQAMGLSSEQYDASVKLAEKVQEAKNAGDIKGDVSITGHSLGGGLATIAGATTGYPTYTYNAAAVHEKTYERNGIDVNNTKHIQAYVGTKDPLNGLQDNREAVLSGGVLAAPALPVLGGVAGSAAGTVVGGSAGAIVGSTTLNPVTMGSTTVGGALIGSQAGGMLGTAGGGVLGGVLALSGIWGNFTGGLPRQQGMQRIVVPQDCSWLDGHMIGDLITAMEQMQKRMGAGNPVKANMEITPSTLSRSEILKDWWNGYDYEGSGWGHGPRQLLAEWLGVDNKVNTLFDAGMLSMLQFGEGQISGQALEKVKNDPAMVAREQELVNLIKNDPRYGNEAFSIKDVDLVCFGGQRAPGDMWDQAKGFWKEEYRDTWKVAGNELTWMVRNTNVTSAAQVAADGTITMNHSFSDIFDLRPGGRSDAYDTITGITGTAYHDVLGGNDLLHLNAEWTSIIKP, encoded by the coding sequence ATGAGCCAGTTGTATGTACCCGATGGGGCGTTAACTACCTGCTTAGAAGGGAAAGCAAATTCGGAAATAAAAGTAACCTCCCAGTCTTCCGTTTATATCAACAATAAGCTGAAAGCAACGGAAAACGATCGGTTTAAAGATAATTTTCATTGCCAGAAAATGGTAAGCGGCTCTGCTTCCGCAGGGGGAATGATAGGTGCTGCTATAGGATCGTTGGGTGGACCGGTAGGAGCTTTTGTAGGCTATTTTGCCGGTAAGTTTGTCGGCGGATTATTGGGAAACCGTCTGGCTACCCAAACCCTGCCCAGCCTTTGTTCTTCTTTGTGCAAGCCTTCCCGTTGGACGGTCGTACACCCTAAGGTTAAAATTTCCAGGCAGAAAGCCTTATTGGAAAAAGCCAACCTTCGTTGCCTGATGGGGGGAATTATTTATATAGTACTTCCTGATATGAGTGTAGCCCTTACCCATGCCCGGCTGGCACAGGGAGCGTATACCAATGTAGATTTTGATAACCCGGAGAATAACCCGGAAATTGACGGTTTTAAACCGGTAAGTGCAGAACGAGCAGAAGAAATTCTTAAAGACGATTGGAGAAAATTATTAAATCAGGATCAGGATAATGGATTTTATGCTACGCTCTACGAAGATAAAAATGGGAATGTGGTAGTGGCTTACCGGGGAACCGACCCTGGGGCGGGAATTAATGATATTAAAGAAGACTATGTACAAGCAATGGGGCTAAGTTCTGAACAGTATGATGCTTCGGTAAAATTAGCTGAAAAAGTACAGGAAGCTAAAAATGCAGGAGATATAAAAGGCGATGTGAGTATTACCGGGCATTCCTTAGGAGGAGGGCTGGCAACTATTGCCGGTGCTACTACCGGTTACCCTACCTATACCTACAATGCCGCTGCCGTGCATGAAAAAACCTATGAAAGAAACGGGATAGATGTCAACAATACCAAGCATATACAAGCCTATGTAGGAACCAAAGATCCCTTAAACGGATTACAGGATAACCGGGAAGCGGTATTATCCGGCGGAGTATTGGCAGCACCTGCTCTTCCGGTACTGGGAGGAGTTGCCGGTTCTGCGGCGGGTACTGTGGTCGGTGGTTCGGCAGGAGCTATTGTTGGATCTACTACTCTAAATCCGGTTACTATGGGAAGTACTACTGTTGGAGGAGCACTTATAGGCAGCCAGGCAGGAGGTATGTTAGGAACGGCCGGAGGAGGGGTATTGGGCGGAGTATTAGCCTTGTCGGGGATATGGGGGAATTTTACCGGAGGTTTGCCCCGACAACAAGGAATGCAGCGCATAGTAGTTCCGCAGGACTGTTCCTGGCTGGACGGGCATATGATAGGAGATCTGATTACGGCAATGGAACAAATGCAGAAGCGTATGGGAGCAGGGAATCCTGTAAAGGCAAACATGGAAATTACTCCTTCTACCTTGAGCCGTTCCGAAATTCTGAAAGACTGGTGGAACGGATACGATTATGAAGGTTCCGGCTGGGGGCATGGTCCCCGTCAATTATTAGCAGAATGGCTGGGAGTAGACAACAAAGTGAATACTCTGTTTGATGCCGGAATGCTTTCAATGCTACAGTTTGGAGAAGGACAGATATCCGGGCAGGCTTTGGAAAAAGTGAAAAATGATCCGGCTATGGTAGCCAGGGAACAGGAATTAGTAAATCTGATAAAAAATGATCCACGATATGGTAATGAGGCTTTTTCTATAAAAGATGTTGACTTGGTATGTTTCGGAGGACAACGGGCTCCGGGGGATATGTGGGATCAGGCCAAAGGATTTTGGAAAGAAGAATACCGGGATACCTGGAAAGTTGCCGGAAATGAATTAACCTGGATGGTTCGTAATACTAATGTAACTTCAGCGGCTCAGGTAGCGGCTGATGGTACGATTACTATGAACCATAGCTTTTCCGATATATTCGATTTACGTCCGGGAGGAAGGAGCGATGCTTATGATACCATAACCGGAATTACCGGAACTGCATATCATGATGTATTAGGAGGGAACGATTTACTACACCTTAATGCCGAATGGACATCAATAATTAAACCCTGA